One bacterium DNA segment encodes these proteins:
- the can gene encoding carbonate dehydratase, with protein MKYLPQLFANNREWAKRMTAQDPEFFRRLAAIQSPEYLWIGCSDSRVPANQITGLNPGEVFVHRNIANIVVADDTNCLAVIQFAVDVLKVKHIIVCGHYGCGGVKSALLGESHGIVDDWLVHIRDIQVKHTATLSQYPSTEKRWNRLCELNVIEQVVNICQTSIARDAWSRGQQLDIHGWIYDLQDGLLRDLEVSLDDPNRMKQVYSEAIDKIRHSA; from the coding sequence ATGAAATATCTACCGCAGTTGTTTGCCAATAACCGAGAATGGGCTAAGAGAATGACGGCGCAGGATCCCGAGTTCTTTCGTCGATTGGCAGCGATTCAATCTCCGGAGTATCTTTGGATTGGCTGCTCGGACAGCCGCGTTCCGGCAAATCAGATTACGGGGCTCAATCCGGGAGAAGTATTCGTCCATCGCAACATTGCCAATATTGTAGTAGCGGATGACACAAATTGCCTGGCGGTTATCCAATTCGCAGTTGACGTACTGAAGGTCAAGCACATTATCGTGTGCGGGCACTATGGCTGCGGCGGCGTAAAGTCGGCGCTACTTGGTGAGAGTCACGGCATCGTAGACGATTGGCTGGTGCATATCCGAGATATTCAGGTTAAGCACACCGCGACACTGAGCCAATACCCGAGTACAGAGAAACGATGGAACCGTCTTTGCGAACTCAACGTCATAGAGCAGGTCGTGAACATCTGTCAGACGTCAATAGCTCGAGATGCTTGGAGCCGCGGACAACAACTCGACATTCACGGTTGGATCTATGATCTGCAGGACGGACTACTGCGCGATCTGGAGGTGTCATTGGATGATCCAAACAGAATGAAGCAGGTCTACTCGGAAGCGATCGACAAGATTCGTCATTCCGCCTAA
- a CDS encoding DinB family protein, with amino-acid sequence MLTAWKTTLWQQSGASIDMLENAIRACPPEVWGERSEPSEFWYIASHTLFWLDFYFTEDGKEFAPPAPFGLEELDPAGVIPARAYTPAELLTYLEYGRNKCRIAVQGLTDENLHQPCGSKRPGLSNVELMLYSMRHVQHHTAQLNLLLRQRIDSAPDWVGKTKKPLD; translated from the coding sequence ATGCTTACAGCTTGGAAAACAACTCTCTGGCAGCAGTCCGGCGCCAGTATCGACATGCTCGAGAACGCCATTCGCGCGTGTCCTCCCGAAGTTTGGGGCGAGCGCTCCGAACCATCCGAATTCTGGTACATTGCTTCGCATACGCTCTTTTGGCTCGATTTCTACTTTACAGAAGACGGCAAGGAGTTCGCACCGCCTGCTCCCTTCGGTTTGGAAGAGCTTGACCCTGCCGGTGTCATACCCGCTCGAGCATATACTCCAGCAGAGTTGCTGACTTACCTGGAATACGGTCGCAACAAGTGTCGCATTGCCGTTCAAGGATTGACCGATGAGAATCTTCATCAACCCTGCGGATCAAAACGTCCAGGCTTATCCAATGTCGAGTTGATGCTCTACAGCATGCGGCACGTTCAGCACCATACGGCGCAACTGAACTTGTTGCTCAGGCAGCGAATTGATTCCGCACCGGATTGGGTAGGGAAGACTAAGAAACCTCTCGATTGA